In Pseudoalteromonas sp. NC201, a single window of DNA contains:
- a CDS encoding non-ribosomal peptide synthetase, with protein sequence MVQKIIKKALAAGIELYLEEQKLKFTAPKGALTSELKNEISAHKDDIIQYLQHSIQRPKVSAITPRPDSKYLPLSLAQARLWFIHQLGGGESSEYNIFAAFELEGELRVDKVSQALAEIINRHDVLRCGYVEQQNQTLQFLHQDFEIPLFQEDYSLLSAAEYETKLQQLITKESRYSFDLSAELVLRVTLVKRHAKQHCLLFAVHHIAADGWSVEVLSSEFVTSYHQLATGQSVQLTALPIQYADYAYWQKQHLDQPVLEQKLEFWHDYLAEAPEVHSLPLDRPRPKQQNFTSKQMQVPLSKKLSEQLVKLAKSHNVTLFTLLQSAFAFVLGRFSGSDDIVMATPVAGREREEVQSLIGCFLNTIVLRSEIPEDGDFWQFLAKNKSRVQQAFGHQEVPFDQVVEAVQPSRNLAYNPLAQIKFVLQNYQQSQFELTDLIVRALPLREGAVRYDLDLSIFEEQGSLILDWNYKSELFDQVTVERLSTAMVQLLTALPEHQSNQSLPSLLSEETRQSLLSMGTGEQQVTDTELPIVQQILIQAQSAPERIAARAGDTTLSYGELIAKAKNLAGCLSEQEIGHGDHVALLLPKSVELLVALIGVQLAGAVYIPLDKSSGKTRLEYVLKDVDAELLITQSALLETVSSEGYDVMLMDDCLTPDWLSEFTPSSLPPTQLSDSAYLIYTSGSTGQPKGVEITHLGLQQYCAFASDFYYQDHLVGSLLVTEPAFDISVPSLYLPLLHGGCVTLLPQDDVIFALLNELQQLELEGVLLRLTPSHCQALLDALKGQVITAPCVLVIGGEALSQRVALALGDTFPNSLLYNHYGPTETVVGCCIHAFNDLPLSGNGTVPIGLPMTNTQLLVLNEQQQLQVPGGIGELWIAGTGVAKGYWQRPELTSRCFVVDVLKSGSSERYYKTGDLVRWNSQGRLEFIGRNDQQVKIRGHRVELGEIETLLEGCDGVQRLIAHVNRNQENEYLVCYFVPQHEDVEAVRNQLEGLAAARLPMYMRPHCYIALDDFPLSRNGKVNRRALPDPKTLQQTSRLAPESLVEMQLLDICTQLLSRTDIAPNSDFFAMGGHSLLAVRLINHVSTQLGKKLQLKDIFNHPIIRDLAKFIQKSEDLALEPIKRLETDMVKPLSVAQQRLWLLSQIESNQAQYNMPFALDICGQFDVDIAEYALTQLLERHQALLMNFVTIDAQPQLQLTQEAFQLVLLDVTGKSIAEQQYQLETVRLENATIPFDLSRDCLLRGTYVKRGEQHGTLLLTTHHIATDAWSMNILLRDFITIYKQKLGVDTEALPVIDIQYSDYAAWHHEQLASNEHKAHLDYWLTQLADIDAVHQLPIYQARSNQQTFAGNNLQWLLNQKQLNGLKQLAGKHNATLFMVLHGLLSLLICRHTQHSQVVIGTPVANRSHPQLDNVVGFFINNLVLKVECSLKQSFGTFLEQVKQVNLEALSRQATPFEQLVEMLAPERSLNYSPLFQIMLILDNTANEALPLGDLPFSMTPQLHSESVAKYELTWHAREQSEGLQLTVEYRTELFHQQYIEQMMAQFAQLVDGVIDSEQQACYHYNLLPESQRDYLLQQLNCTSQAFDSEGLLQHAIEYQSVTQPDKVAVCFNNENLTFAELNAQSECVAKQLYQRGIRPGDLVGICQPRSLSMLINMLAILKVGGAYLPLDPSYPPQRLNYIVQDSELKHLILTQSLQPLFSNNVSAALHLVEYLDLQASTNPVSYTNQLTSDSLAYVIYTSGSTGKPKGVKVSHRNVLNFFTAMSTSLPSNSSDITWLASTSISFDISVLELFWSLASGAKVIIQPERPQSIASEKLAQVHLCKSDMALLDAKELSVAKFSSYVGDRVSCLHSDTENLGLNCRATEQEYEQAARSGAGLSVLYQGSELSELATKVAAFNTIQQAASSRVLYLPVSECNEQTGALCTLEDIDMALAQLALFGKMGFNAVVVIYTSQQHASITPQQLSCVATIQERFIQHDCQTNMLAQRFENDWDPAQLILQHQVSHFQATPSYIRELLHSDSGRDALQQLELLLVGGEALSDDLAQQLCALLPERVFNMYGPTECTVWSCAAKVKPQAVTIGAPVANTQVYVVDEFQQLMPHGAVGELLIAGEGVTPGYLNRPELTQQRFVEVSFLTTPIRAYKTGDLVRWQDTGELIYVGRNDDQVKIKGHRIELGEVERLIREFAGCQQVAVVKQCRSHTELLVAFVVCSSTCKDKQQSVSQWRHILAMRAPSYLIPDRIECVSALPLTPNGKVDKSALANLNVVADIDFVPAESESEHSVMESWQQILGLNSDISVHDSFFNIGGHSLLSLRLVNELNAKFNSTLSLRDIFEHNTIAALSRLIDEKQTSQQHVIPRRKKSQQSLPLSLQQRRLWFIDQLHDGKSTHYNMHLLFQVGKQFNLALATQVMNELIERHQALRTIYRTQEEEITQVVVSRPKFTITELNEQQLCAQSAVDERLKALAQLPFELATSIPIRATYVTTGLSCYLLICVHHIATDAWSMEVLAQEFYSLYQAYQQGKAHQLVAPTVDYADYALWQHSEAQQQRLARQNQYWLEQLSDMPMLSSLPLNKPRGKFAAHKSQTMTIEVEGELFELMKKATSATNTTAFMYLHAVLSIVLCRYNNSDDYAIATPVANRPHKDFDSVVGLFVNTLVLRTHYQSECCFSDYLQQVKSTDVAALDNQETPFEWLVEQLTTQRTTSYNPLVQVLFTYQKALVSDESTFTEHLKPIEFSDQQSKFEFSLRVIEHERKLLLQFDYDTSLFEAVAIQNVVNSVKHVLAQTLTNPEVALGQLQLTTKQSERSQQCGVVNLKGRDTSLLALFYQQVAAHPKAIATRYNEQEFSYEVLAQKVEQLANYLRQQQVGESSRIGLYLDRGPEILVAILAALKINACFVPIDLSNRGERLNSIVNDAKLDMALISQAYWARWQSQPCQVTDLTLSDWLFHEYSSLPSSSVYQAQTPAYVIYTSGSTGKPKGVEVSHRALLDYCQFALQNYYDVELVGSFLVTSYGFDISLPALLLPLLCGGTVDLSGHHDEVLTELAKRLARPSTQPLLLRLTPMHARALMFIMGDEVCQSQHVFVIGGELFPVSLFAQLTHTFPNATIYNHYGPSEAVVGCCIARLNDFELGQADSLPIGYAMENTQLYVLDKAMQIVPTGVVGELHIGGRCLANGYLNQPELTTQRFVHNPFQPGERLYRTGDLVRQQYDGSLYYVGRIDDQVKLHGFRIELGEVNQQLLMLPQVKAGVTVMAGEEEHRRLVSYVVLNQSNIDPDITLSQILLTLQQNLPSYLCPAQLIDLPELPLSANGKINVKALPEAPMLDSKEFVAANTDLELQLVAIWQQVLRLEQPPSIDCNFFAAGGNSLLVMSLSAALQKQFACVTQMNQLFQYQTIRQQAELIEQLFALQAVDAENDEFEDEGVL encoded by the coding sequence ATGGTTCAAAAAATAATAAAAAAAGCGCTAGCTGCAGGGATCGAACTTTATCTTGAAGAGCAAAAGCTAAAATTTACGGCGCCAAAAGGAGCGTTGACCTCTGAGCTAAAGAATGAAATTTCTGCACACAAAGACGATATTATCCAGTATCTACAACATAGTATCCAACGTCCTAAAGTTAGTGCTATCACTCCTCGTCCTGACAGTAAGTATCTACCTTTGTCTTTGGCGCAAGCGAGATTGTGGTTTATACACCAGCTTGGTGGTGGCGAGAGTAGCGAATATAATATTTTTGCAGCATTCGAGTTAGAAGGTGAGTTGCGAGTTGATAAGGTTAGTCAGGCTTTGGCTGAAATAATCAACCGTCACGACGTGCTCCGGTGTGGTTACGTTGAGCAGCAAAATCAAACGCTGCAGTTTTTACATCAAGACTTTGAGATACCTCTGTTTCAAGAAGACTATAGCCTGCTTTCTGCCGCAGAATATGAGACTAAACTACAACAGTTGATAACTAAAGAGTCACGTTACTCATTCGACTTGAGTGCTGAATTAGTATTGCGGGTAACGCTTGTTAAACGTCATGCCAAACAGCATTGCTTACTTTTCGCTGTTCACCATATTGCAGCAGACGGCTGGTCAGTGGAAGTGCTGTCATCAGAATTTGTGACCAGTTATCACCAGTTAGCGACTGGCCAGTCAGTGCAGTTAACTGCTTTACCAATACAGTATGCTGACTATGCCTATTGGCAAAAGCAACATTTAGATCAGCCAGTACTTGAACAGAAATTAGAGTTTTGGCATGACTATTTAGCCGAAGCTCCAGAGGTACATAGCCTACCACTCGATAGACCACGCCCTAAACAGCAAAATTTTACATCTAAACAAATGCAAGTTCCTTTGAGCAAGAAACTGAGCGAGCAGTTAGTCAAGCTGGCAAAAAGCCACAATGTGACGCTCTTTACCTTATTACAGTCTGCATTTGCTTTTGTTTTAGGCCGATTTAGTGGTAGTGATGATATTGTGATGGCGACACCTGTGGCGGGAAGAGAACGAGAGGAAGTTCAGTCCTTGATCGGCTGCTTTCTCAATACAATAGTGCTGCGTTCGGAGATCCCTGAAGATGGTGATTTTTGGCAATTTTTAGCTAAAAATAAAAGCCGAGTACAGCAGGCTTTTGGTCATCAAGAGGTACCTTTTGACCAAGTCGTAGAGGCTGTGCAGCCTTCCCGCAATTTAGCCTACAACCCTTTAGCCCAAATCAAGTTTGTACTACAAAATTATCAACAATCTCAATTTGAATTGACGGACTTGATTGTTCGCGCTTTACCGTTGCGAGAGGGAGCTGTGCGTTATGACTTGGACCTTAGCATATTTGAAGAGCAAGGAAGCCTAATCCTTGACTGGAATTATAAAAGTGAATTATTCGACCAAGTGACAGTGGAGCGGTTATCAACAGCTATGGTGCAATTGCTAACTGCGTTGCCTGAACACCAATCTAATCAATCATTACCTTCGTTGTTGAGTGAAGAAACAAGACAATCGCTCCTATCAATGGGAACAGGTGAGCAGCAAGTTACTGATACAGAACTTCCCATTGTACAGCAGATATTAATTCAGGCTCAGAGTGCACCGGAACGAATCGCAGCTCGAGCAGGTGATACGACACTAAGTTATGGCGAATTAATTGCCAAAGCGAAAAATTTAGCTGGCTGCTTATCAGAACAAGAAATAGGTCATGGTGATCATGTTGCGCTATTACTGCCTAAAAGTGTGGAGCTATTAGTCGCCCTTATCGGAGTACAGCTGGCGGGAGCCGTATATATCCCATTAGATAAATCGAGTGGTAAGACAAGGTTGGAATATGTATTAAAAGATGTTGATGCCGAACTATTGATAACCCAAAGTGCACTTCTCGAAACAGTATCTAGCGAAGGGTATGATGTAATGTTGATGGATGACTGCTTAACGCCAGACTGGCTAAGTGAGTTTACACCATCTTCGCTACCGCCAACTCAGTTAAGTGATAGTGCTTATCTAATTTATACATCAGGCTCTACTGGTCAACCCAAGGGAGTTGAAATTACTCATTTGGGATTACAGCAGTATTGCGCCTTTGCCAGTGATTTTTATTACCAAGACCATCTCGTGGGCTCTCTACTCGTTACTGAGCCGGCATTTGACATCAGTGTACCTAGTCTTTACTTACCCTTATTACATGGGGGATGTGTGACATTATTGCCACAAGATGATGTGATTTTTGCTTTGCTGAACGAATTACAGCAACTTGAGCTTGAAGGGGTATTATTGCGATTAACTCCTAGCCATTGTCAGGCCTTACTCGATGCGCTCAAGGGCCAAGTGATCACTGCCCCTTGTGTATTGGTGATAGGTGGTGAGGCCCTATCGCAAAGAGTAGCTTTAGCATTAGGTGATACGTTTCCTAACAGTTTGTTATATAACCATTACGGTCCAACAGAGACTGTCGTGGGTTGCTGCATACATGCATTCAATGATTTACCATTGTCAGGAAACGGCACTGTACCGATAGGTCTGCCAATGACCAATACTCAGTTGCTGGTATTAAACGAACAACAGCAACTTCAAGTACCCGGAGGCATCGGCGAATTGTGGATTGCAGGTACCGGTGTGGCGAAGGGATATTGGCAACGGCCAGAGTTAACCTCTAGGTGTTTTGTTGTAGATGTTTTAAAGAGCGGCTCGTCCGAACGTTACTACAAAACAGGGGATTTAGTTCGTTGGAATAGTCAAGGGCGGTTGGAGTTTATTGGTCGTAATGATCAACAAGTTAAAATTCGTGGGCATCGAGTTGAACTTGGCGAGATTGAAACGCTTTTGGAGGGCTGTGATGGTGTTCAACGATTAATCGCACACGTTAATAGAAACCAAGAAAATGAGTATCTTGTGTGTTATTTCGTGCCTCAACATGAAGATGTTGAGGCCGTGCGCAACCAGCTAGAAGGTCTTGCCGCTGCTAGGCTACCTATGTACATGAGACCGCATTGCTATATTGCGCTTGATGACTTTCCGCTAAGTCGTAATGGCAAAGTTAACCGACGGGCATTACCTGATCCCAAAACGTTGCAACAAACTTCACGACTTGCTCCGGAGAGCTTGGTTGAGATGCAGTTGCTGGATATTTGCACGCAGCTGTTATCACGAACAGATATTGCGCCTAACAGTGACTTTTTTGCAATGGGGGGGCATTCACTGTTAGCGGTTAGGTTGATCAACCATGTGAGTACACAGCTGGGTAAGAAACTACAGTTAAAAGATATTTTTAATCACCCAATTATTCGTGACTTGGCTAAGTTTATACAGAAAAGTGAAGATCTAGCGCTTGAACCAATTAAGCGACTGGAGACGGATATGGTTAAACCGCTTTCTGTAGCGCAGCAGCGGTTGTGGTTACTGTCGCAGATTGAAAGCAACCAGGCTCAGTATAATATGCCATTTGCGTTGGATATCTGCGGCCAGTTTGATGTCGATATTGCTGAGTATGCCTTGACTCAGTTACTAGAGCGTCATCAGGCATTACTTATGAATTTTGTCACAATAGATGCTCAACCACAGCTACAGTTAACGCAAGAAGCTTTTCAACTAGTATTACTAGATGTGACTGGAAAGTCTATCGCTGAGCAGCAGTATCAACTTGAGACTGTGCGATTAGAAAATGCAACCATACCATTCGATCTAAGTCGAGATTGTCTGTTGCGCGGGACTTATGTCAAGCGAGGTGAGCAGCACGGCACGTTACTCCTCACTACACATCACATCGCGACAGATGCTTGGTCGATGAATATTCTATTACGCGACTTTATTACTATTTATAAACAAAAGCTGGGTGTTGACACTGAAGCGCTTCCTGTGATCGATATTCAATACAGTGATTATGCCGCGTGGCACCATGAACAACTTGCATCGAATGAGCATAAAGCGCACCTAGATTATTGGCTTACACAGCTTGCAGATATTGATGCTGTCCATCAGTTACCCATTTATCAAGCGAGAAGTAATCAGCAAACGTTTGCTGGAAACAATCTGCAATGGCTATTGAATCAGAAACAGTTGAATGGTTTAAAGCAACTTGCGGGCAAACACAATGCGACGCTTTTTATGGTATTGCATGGTTTATTGAGTCTGTTAATTTGCCGTCATACTCAGCATTCGCAAGTGGTTATTGGAACCCCGGTTGCAAATCGTAGTCACCCGCAGTTGGATAACGTTGTGGGCTTTTTTATAAATAACCTAGTGTTAAAAGTGGAGTGCTCTCTTAAGCAGAGTTTTGGGACGTTCTTAGAACAAGTAAAGCAAGTTAACCTAGAGGCATTGTCCCGCCAAGCTACGCCATTTGAACAACTGGTCGAAATGCTAGCTCCTGAACGCAGTTTGAATTATTCCCCGTTGTTTCAAATCATGTTGATTCTGGACAATACGGCGAACGAAGCGTTACCTCTTGGCGATTTGCCGTTTTCCATGACACCACAGTTACATTCAGAATCGGTAGCTAAGTATGAATTGACTTGGCATGCACGTGAACAATCAGAGGGTCTGCAGCTTACCGTCGAATACCGTACTGAGTTGTTTCATCAGCAATATATCGAGCAGATGATGGCGCAATTTGCACAATTGGTTGATGGCGTCATCGATTCTGAACAACAAGCTTGTTATCACTACAACTTGTTACCAGAATCTCAACGTGACTATTTGTTGCAACAGCTAAATTGTACCTCGCAAGCGTTTGATAGTGAGGGGTTACTGCAACATGCCATCGAATACCAAAGTGTTACGCAGCCCGATAAAGTAGCTGTCTGTTTTAACAATGAAAACTTAACGTTTGCAGAGTTAAATGCGCAATCTGAATGTGTTGCTAAACAGTTGTATCAAAGAGGGATCCGGCCTGGAGATTTAGTTGGGATTTGTCAACCGCGCTCTTTATCTATGCTGATTAATATGTTGGCTATTTTAAAAGTTGGTGGTGCTTATTTGCCTTTAGATCCCAGCTACCCACCACAGCGGCTGAATTATATTGTTCAAGATAGCGAATTAAAGCACTTAATTTTGACGCAATCGTTACAACCATTATTCAGTAACAATGTATCAGCTGCACTTCACTTGGTTGAATACCTAGACTTACAGGCGTCGACAAACCCCGTTTCTTATACTAATCAACTCACCTCAGATAGCTTGGCATATGTGATCTATACGAGTGGCTCCACGGGCAAGCCAAAGGGCGTCAAAGTGAGCCACAGAAACGTACTTAACTTTTTTACCGCGATGAGCACATCGCTACCAAGCAACTCGTCAGATATAACCTGGTTAGCTAGCACGAGTATTAGCTTTGATATTTCTGTGCTCGAGCTATTCTGGAGCTTAGCCTCTGGAGCTAAGGTAATCATCCAGCCAGAGCGACCACAGAGTATCGCAAGTGAAAAGCTCGCACAGGTGCATTTATGCAAATCAGATATGGCATTACTCGATGCAAAAGAGTTATCTGTTGCGAAGTTTTCAAGCTATGTTGGTGATCGAGTTTCTTGCTTACATTCTGATACTGAAAACCTCGGCTTAAACTGTCGCGCCACAGAGCAAGAATATGAGCAGGCGGCGCGAAGCGGAGCTGGACTTTCGGTGCTATATCAAGGAAGCGAGCTTTCAGAACTAGCAACAAAAGTTGCGGCATTTAACACTATTCAGCAAGCGGCTAGCAGCAGAGTACTCTATCTGCCCGTTAGCGAATGCAATGAACAAACGGGAGCGCTTTGCACGCTTGAAGATATTGATATGGCTCTGGCGCAGTTAGCTCTCTTTGGCAAGATGGGCTTTAATGCAGTTGTAGTTATTTACACGTCTCAACAACATGCCTCCATCACACCGCAGCAGTTATCTTGTGTAGCAACAATTCAAGAACGCTTTATACAGCACGATTGTCAAACGAATATGTTGGCACAACGTTTTGAGAACGATTGGGATCCTGCTCAGTTAATCCTTCAACACCAAGTTTCACACTTTCAAGCGACGCCTAGCTATATACGTGAATTACTACACAGTGACTCGGGTCGAGATGCATTACAGCAGCTGGAATTGCTACTGGTTGGTGGAGAGGCTCTGAGTGATGACCTTGCTCAGCAACTTTGTGCGCTTCTGCCTGAGCGAGTGTTTAATATGTACGGGCCAACGGAATGTACGGTGTGGTCTTGTGCGGCTAAAGTGAAGCCACAAGCTGTCACGATAGGTGCCCCTGTCGCGAACACTCAAGTTTACGTTGTGGATGAATTTCAACAGCTAATGCCACATGGTGCTGTGGGTGAACTATTAATTGCTGGTGAAGGAGTGACACCAGGCTATTTAAATCGTCCGGAGCTAACGCAGCAACGATTTGTGGAAGTGTCCTTTTTAACGACACCTATTAGGGCATACAAAACCGGCGATTTGGTTCGTTGGCAGGACACGGGTGAGCTTATCTATGTTGGCCGTAACGACGATCAGGTCAAAATAAAAGGACATCGTATTGAACTTGGAGAAGTTGAACGACTAATTCGCGAGTTCGCGGGTTGTCAGCAAGTGGCGGTGGTTAAACAATGTCGCAGTCACACCGAATTATTGGTCGCATTTGTTGTGTGTTCATCCACATGCAAAGATAAACAGCAGAGCGTATCACAGTGGCGCCATATACTCGCTATGCGTGCCCCAAGTTATCTTATCCCTGACCGTATAGAGTGTGTCTCTGCTTTACCTCTAACTCCAAATGGCAAAGTGGATAAGTCAGCGCTAGCTAACTTGAATGTGGTTGCAGATATTGATTTTGTACCAGCTGAGTCGGAGAGTGAACACAGTGTGATGGAGAGTTGGCAACAAATACTCGGGCTTAACTCTGATATTTCAGTTCATGACAGCTTTTTTAATATTGGTGGTCACTCATTATTAAGTTTACGGTTAGTAAATGAATTAAACGCTAAATTCAATTCCACTTTGTCGCTTCGAGATATTTTTGAACATAATACTATCGCGGCGTTGAGTCGGTTGATTGATGAAAAGCAAACAAGTCAGCAGCACGTTATTCCGAGACGTAAAAAATCACAACAGTCATTGCCATTATCATTACAACAGCGCCGTTTATGGTTTATCGATCAGCTTCACGATGGTAAAAGTACGCACTACAACATGCATTTGCTTTTCCAAGTTGGCAAACAGTTTAACCTTGCGCTGGCTACTCAAGTTATGAATGAGTTGATAGAGCGTCACCAAGCATTACGCACGATTTACCGTACTCAGGAAGAAGAAATAACGCAAGTCGTGGTCTCACGACCTAAGTTTACTATTACCGAGCTAAATGAACAGCAGCTATGCGCCCAAAGCGCAGTCGACGAGCGACTAAAAGCATTAGCGCAACTCCCCTTCGAACTTGCTACATCCATTCCGATCAGAGCAACTTATGTTACGACAGGGCTAAGTTGTTACTTGCTAATTTGTGTCCACCATATTGCGACAGATGCTTGGTCTATGGAGGTCCTTGCTCAAGAGTTTTATTCGCTGTATCAGGCTTATCAGCAGGGGAAAGCGCATCAACTAGTTGCACCCACAGTCGATTACGCTGACTATGCATTATGGCAGCACAGTGAAGCTCAGCAGCAGCGGTTAGCGCGACAAAATCAATATTGGTTAGAGCAGCTAAGTGATATGCCCATGCTAAGTTCATTGCCACTGAATAAGCCCCGTGGGAAGTTTGCTGCACATAAAAGCCAAACCATGACTATAGAGGTCGAGGGTGAATTATTCGAATTAATGAAAAAAGCAACATCAGCGACTAATACGACAGCATTTATGTACTTACACGCTGTTTTGAGCATCGTACTATGCCGCTATAACAACAGTGATGATTATGCTATTGCAACGCCAGTGGCTAATCGACCGCACAAAGATTTTGACAGCGTGGTTGGTTTATTTGTTAACACCTTGGTGCTGCGTACTCATTATCAATCTGAGTGCTGCTTTAGTGATTACCTACAACAAGTAAAAAGTACTGATGTTGCCGCCTTAGACAATCAAGAGACGCCCTTTGAGTGGCTAGTTGAGCAGCTTACGACACAGCGCACTACGAGCTATAACCCCTTGGTGCAGGTTCTGTTTACGTATCAAAAGGCGCTAGTCTCAGATGAAAGCACCTTTACCGAACACCTTAAGCCCATCGAGTTTAGTGATCAGCAAAGTAAGTTTGAATTTTCATTGCGTGTTATAGAGCACGAGCGAAAGCTGTTATTGCAGTTTGATTATGATACGAGTCTATTTGAAGCGGTAGCGATACAAAACGTTGTGAATAGCGTAAAGCACGTACTGGCTCAAACGCTGACCAACCCTGAAGTCGCACTTGGGCAATTACAGTTAACTACGAAACAAAGTGAGCGTTCGCAGCAGTGTGGTGTTGTTAACCTTAAAGGTCGCGATACATCCTTATTAGCATTATTTTATCAGCAAGTAGCTGCTCACCCTAAGGCTATCGCTACGCGCTATAATGAGCAGGAGTTCAGTTATGAAGTGTTGGCCCAAAAAGTAGAACAGCTGGCCAACTACTTGCGTCAACAACAAGTCGGGGAAAGTAGCCGAATTGGCTTATACCTTGATCGTGGTCCTGAAATATTGGTCGCAATTCTCGCTGCTTTGAAAATTAATGCTTGTTTTGTTCCGATTGATTTGTCAAACCGAGGGGAGCGTCTCAATAGCATAGTTAACGATGCAAAGCTTGATATGGCACTCATTTCACAAGCCTATTGGGCGCGCTGGCAAAGTCAACCATGCCAGGTGACGGATCTAACACTTAGCGATTGGTTGTTTCACGAGTATAGTAGTCTGCCAAGCAGTTCAGTTTACCAAGCTCAAACCCCCGCTTATGTTATTTATACATCAGGTTCAACAGGTAAACCTAAAGGGGTTGAGGTTTCGCATCGGGCATTGCTTGATTACTGCCAGTTTGCTTTGCAGAATTATTATGACGTTGAGTTAGTAGGCTCGTTCTTGGTGACGTCTTACGGCTTTGATATTAGTTTGCCTGCATTACTTCTACCATTATTGTGCGGTGGTACGGTCGACCTAAGTGGTCACCATGATGAGGTTTTAACCGAGCTTGCCAAGCGACTTGCGCGACCAAGTACTCAGCCTTTGTTGTTGCGATTAACACCTATGCATGCCAGAGCGTTAATGTTCATTATGGGTGATGAGGTATGTCAAAGTCAGCATGTCTTTGTGATTGGCGGTGAGTTGTTTCCGGTATCGCTTTTCGCCCAATTAACTCATACCTTTCCAAATGCCACCATATACAATCATTATGGACCAAGCGAAGCCGTTGTGGGTTGTTGTATCGCGCGGCTAAATGATTTTGAGCTAGGACAGGCTGATTCGCTCCCTATTGGCTACGCTATGGAAAATACCCAGCTATATGTATTAGACAAAGCAATGCAGATAGTACCAACTGGTGTTGTAGGTGAATTGCACATTGGAGGGCGCTGTCTCGCGAATGGCTATCTTAACCAACCGGAGTTGACTACTCAGCGTTTTGTTCACAACCCATTTCAGCCTGGAGAGCGATTATACCGTACCGGTGATCTTGTTCGGCAACAGTATGACGGCAGCTTATACTATGTGGGTCGCATTGATGATCAAGTGAAACTACATGGTTTTCGTATCGAATTGGGAGAAGTAAACCAGCAGTTGCTTATGCTACCTCAGGTTAAGGCAGGTGTTACCGTAATGGCAGGAGAGGAAGAGCATAGGCGCTTAGTCTCATATGTTGTGCTTAACCAGTCCAATATAGACCCAGATATCACTTTGTCACAGATATTGCTGACGCTACAACAAAACCTTCCTAGTTACCTTTGCCCTGCGCAATTGATTGACTTGCCTGAGCTACCATTGAGTGCAAACGGTAAAATTAATGTCAAAGCGCTACCCGAGGCACCCATGCTGGACTCAAAAGAGTTTGTTGCGGCCAATACCGATCTTGAATTGCAATTGGTAGCTATCTGGCAACAGGTACTTCGACTTGAGCAACCACCGAGTATAGATTGTAACTTTTTCGCAGCTGGAGGTAACTCTCTGCTTGTCATGTCATTAAGCGCTGCTCTACAGAAGCAGTTTGCGTGCGTAACACAAATGAACCAATTATTTCAATATCAGACTATCCGCCAACAAGCAGAGTTGATTGAGCAACTATTCGCATTACAAGCAGTCGATGCAGAGAATGACGAATTTGAAGATGAGGGAGTATTATAA